The Tolypothrix sp. PCC 7712 region ATATGACGAGGAAATAGTTAATCATCATGCGCGCCACACATTCTTTTATCGCCGCAGTCTCAGAGAAATCGCAGCTTTATTGGAATGTGATGCTGAGGAAAGTGCGATCGCAGCTCGGCGGGAAAGTTTAGGATTAGAAAATCTGACGCGGCTTTATTTCCAAGCTGGGAACCTAGAAGCGATTTATTTGGATGATGGATTGGACACTGAAAGTATCCTACCTTTGTCATGGCACGAACAATTAATTACCGTCCGTAGAATTCTGCGGTTGGAAGTAATTGCAGAACAGCTAATTCCTCAAGTTACCAATTTTGAGGATTTTCTCGCCAGATTCCACAGCGAAATCGATCCGCCGCCGCCTGGAGTTGTGGGTTTTAAGAGTATTGTTTGTTATCGCAGTGGTTTAGATGTCCAGCCTGTAACTTATGAAGTGGCTGCATCTCGTTTTGATGAAATTAGACAAACACTCAATAATCAACCAGTGCGTCTGGTTGATAAAGCTTTGATTGATTTTTTACTGCAAGAAGCCTTGTTAATTGCGGCGAAATATCAGCTACCCTTGCAGTTACATACTGGTTTTGGTGACCCCGATTTAGATTTACGATTAGCTAATCCCCTACATTTGCGA contains the following coding sequences:
- a CDS encoding amidohydrolase family protein, with amino-acid sequence MQLNLTDIPLIDQHAHNILKPEVAARYPFAAAFTEGYDEEIVNHHARHTFFYRRSLREIAALLECDAEESAIAARRESLGLENLTRLYFQAGNLEAIYLDDGLDTESILPLSWHEQLITVRRILRLEVIAEQLIPQVTNFEDFLARFHSEIDPPPPGVVGFKSIVCYRSGLDVQPVTYEVAASRFDEIRQTLNNQPVRLVDKALIDFLLQEALLIAAKYQLPLQLHTGFGDPDLDLRLANPLHLRSLLELPQYRQAPLVLLHAAYPFMREAGYLAAVYPQVYLDYGLAIPSLSVSGMREAIRQLLELAPTSKLMYSSDAHSIPELYYLGAKWGRQLLQEVLTQAIQDTDITLKEAEAIALAILRENSLSLYQ